The following proteins come from a genomic window of Rattus norvegicus strain BN/NHsdMcwi chromosome 8, GRCr8, whole genome shotgun sequence:
- the Parp3 gene encoding protein mono-ADP-ribosyltransferase PARP3 isoform X2: MAPKRKSSMQTEGSKKQRQGTGEEGSFRSTAEALRAAPAGNRIIRVDPPCPLSGNPGIQVHEDYDCTLNQTNIGNNNNKFYIIQLLEEGGRFSCWNRWGRVGEVGQSKMNHFGCLEDAKKDFKKKFWEKTKNKWEERDHFVAHPNKYTLIEVQGEAETQEAVVKVDGPVRTVFKPCSLDPATQKLITNIFSKEMFKNAMTLMNLDVKKMPLGKLSKQQIARGFEALEALEEAMKNPTGDGQSLEELSSCFYTVIPHNFGRSRPPPINSPDILQAKKDMLLVLADIELAQTLQAAPGEEEKVEEVPHPLDRDYQLLKCQLQLLDPGESEYKAIQTYLEQTGNGYRRPDLQHVWKVNREGEGDRFQAHSKLGNRRLLWHGTNVAVVAAILTSGLRIMPHSGGRVGKGIYFASENSKSASYVTAMRCGSHQVGYMFLGEVALGKVHHITMDDPSLKSPPPGFDSVIARGQTEPDPAQDIELQLDGQPVVVPQGRPVACPSFKSSSFSQSEYLIYKESQCRLRYLLEIHL; encoded by the exons ATGGCTCCAAAACGGAAATCTTCCATGCAAACCGAGGGCTCCAAGAAGCAACGACAGGGCACAGGGGAGGAAGGCAGCTTCCGGTCCACTGCCGAGGCTCTCAGAGCAGCTCCTGCTGGTAATCGCATCATCCGTGTGGATCCCCCATGTCCACTCAGCGGGAACCCCGGAATTCAG GTCCACGAGGACTACGACTGTACCCTGAACCAGACCAACATCGGTAACAACAATAATAAGTTTTACATCATCCAGCTGCTGGAGGAGGGCGGTCGCTTCTCCTGCTGGAATCGCTGGGGCCGAGTG GGAGAGGTGGGCCAGAGCAAGATGAACCACTTCGGCTGCCTGGAAGATGCAaagaaggactttaagaagaaattTTGGGAGAAGACTAAAAacaaatgggaggagagagaCCATTTCGTGGCCCATCCCAACAAGTACACACTTATAGAAGTTCAGGGAGAAGCAGAGACCCAAGAGGCTGTAGTGAAG GTGGACGGCCCAGTGAGGACTGTGTTTAAGCCCTGCTCCCTAGACCCTGCCACCCAGAAACTCATCACCAACATCTTCAGCAAAGAGATGTTCAAGAACGCTATGACCCTCATGAACCTGG atgtGAAGAAGATGCCCTTGGGAAAGTTGAGCAAACAGCAGATTGCTCGTGGCTTCGAGGCCTTGGAAGCTCTAGAGGAGGCCATGAAAAACCCCACAGGGGACGGCCAGAGCCTGGAAGAGCTGTCCTCCTGTTTCTACACTGTCATCCCACACAACTTCGGCCGTAGCCGACCTCCACCCATCAACTCCCCTGACATTCTTCAGGCCAAGAAGGACATGTTGCTG GTGCTAGCGGACATCGAGCTGGCGCAGACCTTGCAGGCAGCCCCTGGTGAGGAGGAGAAAGTAGAAGAGGTACCCCATCCACTGGATCGAGACTACCAGCTCCTCAAGTGCCAGCTTCAACTGCTGGACCCTGGGGAGTCCGAGTACAAG GCCATACAGACCTACTTAGAACAGACTGGCAACGGCTACAGACGCCCAGACCTGCAGCATGTTTGGAAAGTGAACCGAGAAGGGGAG GGAGACAGGTTCCAGGCCCACTCCAAACTGGGCAATCGGAGGCTGCTGTGGCATGGCACCAACGTGGCCGTGGTGGCTGCCATACTGACCAGTGGGCTCAGAATCATGCCGCATTCAGGTGGTCGTGTTGGCAAGGGTATCTATTTTGCCTCGGAGAACAGCAAGTCAGCTAGCTATG TTACTGCCATGCGCTGTGGGAGCCACCAGGTGGGCTACATGTTCCTGGGCGAGGTGGCCCTCGGCAAAGTGCACCACATCACCATGGATGATCCCAGCTTGAAGAGTCCACCCCCTGGCTTTGACAGCGTCATCGCCCGAGGCCAAACAGAGCCTG ATCCAGCCCAGGACATTGAACTACAGCTGGATGGGCAGCCCGTGGTGGTGCCTCAAGGCCGACCTGTGGCATGCCCATCCTTCAAAAGCTCCAGCTTCAGCCAGAGTGAGTACCTCATCTACAAGGAGAGCCAGTGCCGTCTGCGCTACCTGCTGGAGATTCACCTCTGA
- the Parp3 gene encoding protein mono-ADP-ribosyltransferase PARP3 isoform X1 — MAPKRKSSMQTEGSKKQRQGTGEEGSFRSTAEALRAAPAGNRIIRVDPPCPLSGNPGIQVHEDYDCTLNQTNIGNNNNKFYIIQLLEEGGRFSCWNRWGRVGEVGQSKMNHFGCLEDAKKDFKKKFWEKTKNKWEERDHFVAHPNKYTLIEVQGEAETQEAVVKALSPQVDGPVRTVFKPCSLDPATQKLITNIFSKEMFKNAMTLMNLDVKKMPLGKLSKQQIARGFEALEALEEAMKNPTGDGQSLEELSSCFYTVIPHNFGRSRPPPINSPDILQAKKDMLLVLADIELAQTLQAAPGEEEKVEEVPHPLDRDYQLLKCQLQLLDPGESEYKAIQTYLEQTGNGYRRPDLQHVWKVNREGEGDRFQAHSKLGNRRLLWHGTNVAVVAAILTSGLRIMPHSGGRVGKGIYFASENSKSASYVTAMRCGSHQVGYMFLGEVALGKVHHITMDDPSLKSPPPGFDSVIARGQTEPDPAQDIELQLDGQPVVVPQGRPVACPSFKSSSFSQSEYLIYKESQCRLRYLLEIHL, encoded by the exons ATGGCTCCAAAACGGAAATCTTCCATGCAAACCGAGGGCTCCAAGAAGCAACGACAGGGCACAGGGGAGGAAGGCAGCTTCCGGTCCACTGCCGAGGCTCTCAGAGCAGCTCCTGCTGGTAATCGCATCATCCGTGTGGATCCCCCATGTCCACTCAGCGGGAACCCCGGAATTCAG GTCCACGAGGACTACGACTGTACCCTGAACCAGACCAACATCGGTAACAACAATAATAAGTTTTACATCATCCAGCTGCTGGAGGAGGGCGGTCGCTTCTCCTGCTGGAATCGCTGGGGCCGAGTG GGAGAGGTGGGCCAGAGCAAGATGAACCACTTCGGCTGCCTGGAAGATGCAaagaaggactttaagaagaaattTTGGGAGAAGACTAAAAacaaatgggaggagagagaCCATTTCGTGGCCCATCCCAACAAGTACACACTTATAGAAGTTCAGGGAGAAGCAGAGACCCAAGAGGCTGTAGTGAAG GCCTTATCTCCCCAGGTGGACGGCCCAGTGAGGACTGTGTTTAAGCCCTGCTCCCTAGACCCTGCCACCCAGAAACTCATCACCAACATCTTCAGCAAAGAGATGTTCAAGAACGCTATGACCCTCATGAACCTGG atgtGAAGAAGATGCCCTTGGGAAAGTTGAGCAAACAGCAGATTGCTCGTGGCTTCGAGGCCTTGGAAGCTCTAGAGGAGGCCATGAAAAACCCCACAGGGGACGGCCAGAGCCTGGAAGAGCTGTCCTCCTGTTTCTACACTGTCATCCCACACAACTTCGGCCGTAGCCGACCTCCACCCATCAACTCCCCTGACATTCTTCAGGCCAAGAAGGACATGTTGCTG GTGCTAGCGGACATCGAGCTGGCGCAGACCTTGCAGGCAGCCCCTGGTGAGGAGGAGAAAGTAGAAGAGGTACCCCATCCACTGGATCGAGACTACCAGCTCCTCAAGTGCCAGCTTCAACTGCTGGACCCTGGGGAGTCCGAGTACAAG GCCATACAGACCTACTTAGAACAGACTGGCAACGGCTACAGACGCCCAGACCTGCAGCATGTTTGGAAAGTGAACCGAGAAGGGGAG GGAGACAGGTTCCAGGCCCACTCCAAACTGGGCAATCGGAGGCTGCTGTGGCATGGCACCAACGTGGCCGTGGTGGCTGCCATACTGACCAGTGGGCTCAGAATCATGCCGCATTCAGGTGGTCGTGTTGGCAAGGGTATCTATTTTGCCTCGGAGAACAGCAAGTCAGCTAGCTATG TTACTGCCATGCGCTGTGGGAGCCACCAGGTGGGCTACATGTTCCTGGGCGAGGTGGCCCTCGGCAAAGTGCACCACATCACCATGGATGATCCCAGCTTGAAGAGTCCACCCCCTGGCTTTGACAGCGTCATCGCCCGAGGCCAAACAGAGCCTG ATCCAGCCCAGGACATTGAACTACAGCTGGATGGGCAGCCCGTGGTGGTGCCTCAAGGCCGACCTGTGGCATGCCCATCCTTCAAAAGCTCCAGCTTCAGCCAGAGTGAGTACCTCATCTACAAGGAGAGCCAGTGCCGTCTGCGCTACCTGCTGGAGATTCACCTCTGA